The sequence TCGACGGCCTTCACACAGGCTTCGGCCGCCGCGTACTTGGCCATGTTGGCGGCCTCTCCGGCGCCGGCGTCGTCCCCGGCGTCGTACAGGTGGGCCGCCTTCTGCATCATCAGGCGGGCGAGTTCCAGCTCGATGTGCGCCTGCGCGAGGGGGTGCGCGATGGCCTGGTGGGCGCCGATGGGCTCGCGCCAGACGGTGCGCTCGCGGGCGTAGACGAGGGCCTTGGACAGGGCGTAGCGGCCCATGCCGATGGCGAAGGCGGCGGTCATGATGCGTTCGGGGTTGAGGCCCGCGAAGAGCTGGAGCAGGCCGGCGTCCTCGTCGCCGACGAGCGCGTCGGCGGGGAGCCGTACGTCGTCCAGGGCCAGTTCGAACTGCTTCTCGGCGCCGTGCAGTTCCATGTCGATCTGCCGTCGCCCGAAGCCGGGCGCGTCGCGCGGGACGATGAACAGGCAGGGCTTGAGCTTGCCCGTGCGGGCGTCCGCCGTACGGCCCACGATGAGGGTCGCGTCGGCGATGTCGACGCCGGAGATGAAGACCTTGCGGCCGGAGAGGATCCAGTCCGTGCCGTCTTCCGCGCGGCGGGCCGTGGTGGTGATGCGGTGGCTGTTGGAGCCGGCGTCGGGTTCGGTGATGCCGAAGGCCATGGTGCGGGTGCCGTCCGCCAGGGCGGGGAGCCACTCCTGTTTCTGTTCCTCCGTGCCGAAGCGGGCGATCACCGTGCCGCAGATCGCCGGTGAGACCACCATCATGAGGAGGGGGCAGCCCGCGGCCCCGAGTTCCTCCAGGACTATGGAGAGTTCGGCTATTCCGCCGCCTCCGCCGCCGTATTCCTCGGGGAGGTTCACGCCCAGGTAGCCGAGCTTGGCGGCTTCCGCCCACAGCTCGGTGGGGTGGGCCTTCTCCGCGATGACCTTGGCCAGGTAGGGGTGGCCGTAGCGGTTGCCCAGGGCCGACACCGCTGTGCGGAGGGCCTTGTGCTCTGCTGTTTCCAGGACGGGTGTCATGGGGCTCCTCAGGGGGAGGGGGCTGGTGTTGTGTGGAGGGTGCGGGTTCGTTGTGGCTGGTCGCGCAGTTCCCCGCGCTCCTGAAGGCGAAAAGATTGCGCCGTTCCCCGCGCCCCTGAAGGCGAAAGGACTGCACCGTTCCCCGCGCCCCTGGAAGCGAGAAGGCTGCGCCGTGCTCCGCGCCCTTAGGTGGGGTCGACCACCGCCAGCAAGGTGCCCATTTCCACCTGTCGGCCCGGGCTCACGTGGAGCGCCGTCACCGTGCCGGTGGCCGGGGCTGTGATCTTGTGTTCCATCTTCATCGCCTCCAGCCAGATCAGGGGGGCTCCGGCCTGGACGGGGGCTCCCTCGGTAAGGCCCTCCGCGACGCGGACGACCGTGCCGGGCATGGGGGCCAGGAGTGAGCCGGGGGCGTGGGCGGTCTCGGGGGCGGGGAAGCGGGGCAGGGCCGTGAGCGCGGTGTCGTTCACGTAGACGCGGTCGCCGTGCCGGGCGACCGCGAACTTCCGCCGTACGCCCGCTATTTCGAGTACGACGAGGTCTGGTCCTGTCTCCACCACGTGGACCCCTTCGGCGGCCGGGCCCTGCCGGGTGTGCCGGTAGCGGACCTCGTGTTCCTCGCCCGCCACGAGGTAGCGCCTGCTCTGCGGCTGCGAGGGCAGGTTGCGCCAGCCGCCGAAGCGGGAGCGGCCGTGGGCGTCGGCGAGCGCGGCGGCCAGCGGGGCGTACGGGTCCGGGGCCGGCGCGGTGAGATCCGCCAAGTGGCGTTCGTAGAAGGCCGTGTTCATACGGGCCGCCGTGAACTCCGCGTGGTGCAGGGAGCGTACGAGGAGGTCCCGGTTGGTGACCGGGCCGTGGACCGTGGCCCTCTCCAGGGCGCCGGCGAGTCTGCGGATCGCCTCGGCGCGGGTGGGCGCGTGGGCGACGGCCTTGGCGAGCATGGCGTCGTAGTGGACGCCGATCGTGTCGCCGTCGCCGTAGCCGGTGTCCAGGCGGACGCCGGGCACGGACAGGCGGTGCAGGGTGCCGGTCTGCGGGGCCCAGTCCTGGGAGGGGTCCTCGGCGTAGAGGCGGGCCTCGACCGCGTGGCCGGACGGGGTCGGCGGCTCGCCGTCCAGGGTGCCGCCCTCGGCGACGCGCAGTTGCAGGGCGACCAGGTCGAGCCCGAACACCGCCTCGGTGACGGGGTGTTCCACCTGGAGGCGGGTGTTCATCTCCAGGAAGTGGACGCGGCCCTCGGAGACTTCGTCCCCCGAGACCAGGAACTCCACCGTGCCCGCGCCCGTGTAGGCGATCGTCCGGGCCGCCGCCGTCGCCGCCGCGTGCAGTCGTCGCTCCACGTCGGGGCCGAGGCCCGGTGCGGGGGCCTCCTCGATGACCTTCTGGTGGCGGCGCTGGAGGGAGCAGTCTCGGGTGCCGAGGGCCCAGACGGTGCCGTGGCCGTCGGCGACGATCTGCACCTCGACGTGCCGGGCGTGCTCGACGTACGGCTCGACGAAGACCGAGCCGTCCCCGAAGGCGCTCGCCGCTTCGACCGAGGCGGCACTCAACTCGCTTTTCAGTGCGGCCAGTTCGCGCACGACACGCATTCCGCGTCCACCGCCGCCCGCCGACGCCTTCACCAGGACCGGCAGGTCCTTCTCCGTCACGGCGTCCGGGTCCAGGGGTGCGAGCAGCGGCACCCCGGCTGCCGCCATCAGCTCCTTGGCGCGGGTCTTGGAGGCCATCGCCTCGATCGCCTCGGGGGGCGGGCCGATCCAGACGAGGCCCGCGTCGAGGACGGCCCGCGCGAAGTCGGCGTTCTCGGAGAGGAAGCCGTATCCGGGGTGGACGGCGTCGGCGCCCGCCGCGACGGCCGCCTTCACGATCAGCTCGCCGCGCAGATACGTCTCGGCGGGCGACGCGCCCGGCAGGCGTACGGCGGAGTCGGCCACGCGCGCGTGGAGGGCGTTCTCGTCGGCGTCCGAATACACGGCGACGGTACGGATGCCCAGCTCGTGGCAGGTGCGGAAGACCCGGCAGGCGATCTCACCGCGGTTGGCGACCAGCACACTCGAAATCATGGGACCTCTCACATCAGTCGCACCCGTCGTGCCCGTCATGCCCGTCGCGCCCGTCATGCCCGTCACATCAGTCACGTCTCTCACATCCGGAAGACGCCGAAGCCGCCGCGCGCACCTTCGTAGGGCGCCGTGTGGATCGCGGACAGGCACAGGCCGAGGACGGTCCGGGTGTCGCGCGGGTCGATGACGCCGTCGTCGTACAGCCGACCGGACAGGAACATCGGCAGGGACTCGGACTCGATCTGCTGCTCCACCATGGCGCGCAGGGCCGCGTCGGCGTCGTCGTCGTACGGCTGGCCCTTCGCGGCGGCGGACTGCCGGGCCACGATCGACAGGACTCCGGCGAGCTGCTGGGGTCCCATGACGGCGGACTTGGCGCTGGGCCAGGCGAAGAGGAAGCGCGGGTCGTACGCGCGCCCGCACATCCCGTAGTGCCCGGCCCCGTACGAGGCGCCCATGAGCACGGACAGGTGCGGTACGCGGCTGTTGCTCACCGCGTTGATCATCATCGCGCCGTGTTTGATGATGCCGCCCTGCTCGTACTCCTTGCCGACCATGTAGCCGGTGGTGTTGTGCAGGAAGAGCAGCGGGATGTCACGCTGGTTGGCCAGCTGGATGAACTGGGCGGCCTTCTGCGACTCCTCGCTGAACAGCACGCCCTGGGCGTTGGCGAGGATGCCGACGGGATAGCCGTGCAGGCTCGCCCAGCCGGTCGTCAGGCTCGTCCCGTAGAGCGGCTTGAACTCGTCGAAGTCGGAGCCGTCGACGATGCGGGCGATGACCTCGCGCGGGTCGAAGGGGTGCTTGAGGTCGCCGGGGACGATGCCCAGCAGTTCCTCCGGGTCGTACTTGGGCGGCTCGGCCGGCGCCGGATCGCCGTACGCCTTGCGGTGGTTGAGGCGGGCGACCACGCGCCGCGCCTGCCGCAGGGCGTCCCGCTCGTCGACGGCGAAGTAGTCCGCGAGACCCGACACGCGCGCGTGCATCTCGGCACCGCCCAGGGACTCGTCGTCGCTCTCCTCGCCGGTGGCCATCTTCACCAGCGGCGGCCCGCCGAGGAAGACCTTCGCCCGCTCCTTGACCATGATCACGTGGTCGGACATGCCGGGGATGTACGCGCCGCCGGCCGTGGAGTTACCGAAGACGACCGCGACGGTGGGGATCCCGGCGGCCGACAGCCGGGTGATGTCCCGGAAGATGGCGCCCCCGGGGATGAAGATCTCCTTCTGGGAGGGCAGATCGGCGCCGCCCGACTCGACGAGGCTGATGCACGGCAGCCGGTTGGCGTACGCGATGTCGTTGGCCCGCAGGGCCTTCTTCAGGCTCCAGGGGTTGCTGGCGCCGCCACGCACGGTCGGGTCGTTGGCCGTGATCAGGCACTCGACGCCCTCGACGACACCGATGCCCGTGACGAGCGAGGCACCGACGGCGTAGTCGCTCCCCCAGGCGGCGA is a genomic window of Streptomyces sp. NBC_00414 containing:
- a CDS encoding acyl-CoA dehydrogenase family protein — translated: MTPVLETAEHKALRTAVSALGNRYGHPYLAKVIAEKAHPTELWAEAAKLGYLGVNLPEEYGGGGGGIAELSIVLEELGAAGCPLLMMVVSPAICGTVIARFGTEEQKQEWLPALADGTRTMAFGITEPDAGSNSHRITTTARRAEDGTDWILSGRKVFISGVDIADATLIVGRTADARTGKLKPCLFIVPRDAPGFGRRQIDMELHGAEKQFELALDDVRLPADALVGDEDAGLLQLFAGLNPERIMTAAFAIGMGRYALSKALVYARERTVWREPIGAHQAIAHPLAQAHIELELARLMMQKAAHLYDAGDDAGAGEAANMAKYAAAEACVKAVDQSVHTLGGNGLTGEFGLASLITASRVARIAPVSREMILNYISHQTLGLPKSY
- a CDS encoding acetyl/propionyl/methylcrotonyl-CoA carboxylase subunit alpha; translation: MISSVLVANRGEIACRVFRTCHELGIRTVAVYSDADENALHARVADSAVRLPGASPAETYLRGELIVKAAVAAGADAVHPGYGFLSENADFARAVLDAGLVWIGPPPEAIEAMASKTRAKELMAAAGVPLLAPLDPDAVTEKDLPVLVKASAGGGGRGMRVVRELAALKSELSAASVEAASAFGDGSVFVEPYVEHARHVEVQIVADGHGTVWALGTRDCSLQRRHQKVIEEAPAPGLGPDVERRLHAAATAAARTIAYTGAGTVEFLVSGDEVSEGRVHFLEMNTRLQVEHPVTEAVFGLDLVALQLRVAEGGTLDGEPPTPSGHAVEARLYAEDPSQDWAPQTGTLHRLSVPGVRLDTGYGDGDTIGVHYDAMLAKAVAHAPTRAEAIRRLAGALERATVHGPVTNRDLLVRSLHHAEFTAARMNTAFYERHLADLTAPAPDPYAPLAAALADAHGRSRFGGWRNLPSQPQSRRYLVAGEEHEVRYRHTRQGPAAEGVHVVETGPDLVVLEIAGVRRKFAVARHGDRVYVNDTALTALPRFPAPETAHAPGSLLAPMPGTVVRVAEGLTEGAPVQAGAPLIWLEAMKMEHKITAPATGTVTALHVSPGRQVEMGTLLAVVDPT
- a CDS encoding acyl-CoA carboxylase subunit beta → MTVLASALDTSSADYADHRETMLGKLADLDTEHAKALAGGGEKYVARHRKRGKLLARERIELLLDPDTPFLELSPLAAWGSDYAVGASLVTGIGVVEGVECLITANDPTVRGGASNPWSLKKALRANDIAYANRLPCISLVESGGADLPSQKEIFIPGGAIFRDITRLSAAGIPTVAVVFGNSTAGGAYIPGMSDHVIMVKERAKVFLGGPPLVKMATGEESDDESLGGAEMHARVSGLADYFAVDERDALRQARRVVARLNHRKAYGDPAPAEPPKYDPEELLGIVPGDLKHPFDPREVIARIVDGSDFDEFKPLYGTSLTTGWASLHGYPVGILANAQGVLFSEESQKAAQFIQLANQRDIPLLFLHNTTGYMVGKEYEQGGIIKHGAMMINAVSNSRVPHLSVLMGASYGAGHYGMCGRAYDPRFLFAWPSAKSAVMGPQQLAGVLSIVARQSAAAKGQPYDDDADAALRAMVEQQIESESLPMFLSGRLYDDGVIDPRDTRTVLGLCLSAIHTAPYEGARGGFGVFRM